The following nucleotide sequence is from Acidimicrobiia bacterium.
GGCCTGCTCTTTGTTGAGCAGCCCCAGCGAGCACGCCACTTCGAGTCCGGTCTCGTCGTGCACCGCATTCACCGCGTCGATCACCTTGCGCAGCAGCCGCTCCTCAGGACCGCGCACTGCGACCACGATGCAGAACTGCGTGGCCCCCGCGGCGCGCGTGGCTCGGGCCGCACCGAGAACCTCGTCGAGATCGAGGAACGGATAGACGTCCACGTCGGTGGCGAACCGAGCGGACTGGGAGCAGAACGCGCAGTCCTCGGGACACGCGCCCGACTTGGCATTGATGAGGCTCTCGAGCTCCACCTCCGGACCGCACCACTCGAGACGGACGCGGTGTGCCAGTGCGACCACGTCGGGCATCCGGTCGAGAGGAATCGCCGCGACCGCACCGGCTTCGGCGCGCGTGAGGCGTCGGCGCTCGTCCAGCAGCGCATGCTCGGCGACCGCGAGGGCAGCTTCAGGCACGGCCGCAGCGTAGAGGGTTCGCCCTCTGGTGAGCAGGCGAGCGGGCCCGAAGGGTCGGGGTCGGGTACCCCGACCACGAGCGAGCGCGACCAAACCTAGGGTCACGCCATGGCTGAGCGTGTCGACGCCGATGTGTGTGTGGTGGGGGCAGGAATCGCCGGGTTGATCGCGGCACGCGACCTCGTGGCCGCCGGCCGCGAGGTGATCGTCCCCGAGGCGCGCGACCGGGTGGGCGGCCGGGTGTGGAACCACTCTCTTGCCGACGGCACGGTCGTGGAGCTGGGCGGTCAGTGGCTCGGGCCCACGCAACTGCGCATGGAGCGTCTCGTTCGTGACCTCGGTCTCGCCACGTTCCCCACCTACGACGAGGGCGAGCACGTCCTGCGCTTCGGCGGGCGATCGTCTCGCTACCAGGGGACCATCCCCCGCATCAGCCCCGTCGTGCTGGCCGACATGGCCCAGGCGCAGACCCGGTTCGACCGCATGGCCAAGCGTGTACCGCTCGAGACCCCATGGAACGCGGCGCGGGCCGCTGCCTGGGATGGCCAGACGTTCGACTCGTGGATCGGCCGCAACACGGCCACCCGCGGCGCGCGCGAGCTGTTCTCGCTCTACGCCAGGGGGTCTTCGCGGCCGAGCCCACCGACTTCTCGCTGCTGCACGCGCTCTTCTACACCGGCTCGGGCGGGGGAGTGGACGTGATCTCCGGCACCCGCGGTGGCGCGCAGCAGGACCGCGTCGTCGGCGGTTCGCAGCTGGTCCCGTTGGGGCTTGCCGCCGCGCTCGGTGAACGAGTCAGGCTCGGCCAGCCGGTGCGGCGGATCGACCACGCAGTCGACCACGTCACGGTGCACGCCGACAGCGTCGAGGTCGCCGCACGACATGCCATTGTCGCCGTGCCGCCCGCGCTTGCTGCCCGCATCTGGTACGAGCCCGCCCTGCCGCCGGGGCGCGATCAGCTCACGCAACGCCTGCCGATGGGGTCGGTCATCAAGTGTCACGCGGTCTACGACGAGCCGTTCTGGCGGGCAGACGGCCTCACCGGCCAGGCCACTGGCGATCGCGGCCCCGTGAAGATCGTGTTCGACAACTCGCCCCCGTCGGGTGCCCCCGGAGTGCTGTTGGCCTTCCTCGAGGCCGCGCACGCCCGAACGTTGGGCCGCCTGCCGGCTGACGAACGTCGGGCGGCGGTCCTTGCTTCGCTGGCGGAGTTCTTCGGACCGCGAGCCGCGACGCCGATCGACTACGTGGATCTCGACTGGTCGGCCGAAGAGTGGACACGCGGTTGCTACGGGGCTCACTTCCCGACCGGGGTGTGGACCCAGTTCGGGCTCGCGTTGCGCACCCCCGTGGGCCGATTGCACTGGGCCGGAACCGAGACCGCGTCGGTGTGGAACGGCTACATGGACGGCGCGGCCCAATCAGGGGAACGGGCCGCCGGAGAGGTGCTCGTCCCCGGCGCCTAGGTGCCCCGATCGCCTGTTCACGGGAAGCGAGAATGGGGCATAACGACGCGTATGCGATCGGTGCCCGAAGGGTGCAGCAGGTGATGACCCAGCAGGTGAGCCAGGAGCTGGCCGCGGTGGACGTCAGCCCGGCTCGAGCTCGCTCGATCGTCCGCCGCATGCTGGCCGTGTGGGACGCCGACGACGAGGTTCGCCTCACGGAGTTGCTCACCAGCGAGCTCGTCACCAACGCAGTTCGGCATGCCGCGACCGAGATCATGCTGCGAGTGGCGGTCGACGCCCGGACGGTCCGGGTCGAGGTCACCGATACCGGCAAGACCATGCCGGTGCTCACGCAGACGCCCGATGTCGGTGGCTATGGTCTGCGGATCGTCGATCAGCTGGCTGCCCGCTGGGGTGTCGATCCGATCCCGAACGACGGCAAGACGGTGTGGTTCGAGGTGGATCTCAAAGGTCACGAGGCCGGAACGCGCGTCACCACTCGTCCGTAGACTGCGCGGCATGGCGAGCGCGGTGCGGCACATCGGCCATTGGATCGACGGGGGCCTGGTCGAGGGGTCGGAGCGCACCGCACCGGTGTTCAATCCGGCGACCGGCGAGCAGACCGCGGCAGTCGCGCTCGCTTCGGCAGAAGAGGTGGATCGAGCGGTCGCCGTGGCGAGGGCCGCGTCTGCCGGCTGGGGAGCAACGCCCCTGTCGGCCCGCGCCGAGTTGTTGTTCCGGCTCCGGGAGCTGCTCGACGGCAACCGGAAGGAGCTGGCGTCGGCCGTCAGCGCGGAGCACGGGAAGGTGCTCTCCGACGCCCTGGGGGAGGTCGCCCGCGGGATCGAG
It contains:
- a CDS encoding ATP-binding protein, with translation MGHNDAYAIGARRVQQVMTQQVSQELAAVDVSPARARSIVRRMLAVWDADDEVRLTELLTSELVTNAVRHAATEIMLRVAVDARTVRVEVTDTGKTMPVLTQTPDVGGYGLRIVDQLAARWGVDPIPNDGKTVWFEVDLKGHEAGTRVTTRP